AATTAATAAGGGCTAGAAGCCTAGAAGCAGTGTTATCAGAGTCGGACCGGTCATTGACTCGGTCAGGGCACTGGGTCAATGGGTCACTGGTTCAACCACTAGGTCACTGGTTCAACCGTTTGACTCGgtctttattaaaaaatataaaaaattaacacTAATTAGCCTATTACAttctaaatttaaaattattaccaTCATATAAGAATTATATAAACTAAAAATAATTTACATAATAAAACCTTGCAATTTATTACGGTTACCTAaagtaataatatataaaaatattatgcaCGTTGGGACCTTATTGCTACAAATCAGAAAAGATTTCTTTTGTCCACTAATTTAGCAAAAGGGAGTAAGGGCCTGTATAGTACTCTAGCTAATTGTTGGTTTTATATTAGGCCCATTCAAACTCTTAAATAATATGATCATGTTTTTGGGCCAAGTAAATCTAAAGTCTAATAGAAGGCCGCACTTTAGCTAGAGCCCAAGGaaacaaaaccctaatttctaatatcatatatgtaacgagtaatgatatatacatacctcattttttaaacactcaatttccacctctttttatttctatctctctcatcttatcatctatcacatctcatattttctctctcttactttttcttttcttcctatctctctcaacattccacctctccacctcaaaagagaggtgtggatgaaacattacccTATATgtaactaaagaaaagaaacagTGGACAGCAGCCACACAAATATGCAGCAGCAACAGAATACAATGAAGGTGCGGGAGCAAAGCGATGTGGGTGAAGAGAAGTTAAAATCAAGAAAGAGACAACCTCGTGACGGCCGGAAAGAAGAGTGGCAACCTTGGACGGCCGGAAATTGATAACCCAGGGACAAGCACGGTGAGGACGGCCCCTAGCTCCATGACACAGCTTTGTTGCAGATCTGTTAAAAGAGAATGGATACTAGAATGCCGTTTTTTTTTCTACTCTCCGGTTCAGTAAAAAACCGACCGAGTCACCGGTTTTGAGGTAAACCGACCGAGTCATACCGGTTCTTACCGGTTCAATTGCATGGCCGATCCGATCCTCGACTCGAACCGCTCAGGTGACCGATTCCCGGTCGGACCGGTTCAACCGGCCGGTCTGagccgagttttataacactgcCTAGAAGCATCCTTGTAAGTCTTTGGTGATATGCAATAAATCAAAtactttttaatttcattttctccAATCTCATGTTCACAAATGGATACGAAACTTCATAAGTTTTTTTACCATCTTTACATGATTCATTAAATGACTTTCACATGGTAAAAGTTGAATTGGTACTGGTTTTTATGTATCCTTTTATTTTCTCAATCTGAAAAATGGAAAATGTCATATTTTCTTATTTGCAGATGTCTAATGGTGACATGTTCCGGAACAACCATGATAAAATAGACTTTGATTGGAATCTGGATTTTAGTTGAGTTAACATGAAAATTTTTCATCCCAATCCAGAAGAATCATCTTTACATTTTGCATTGAAGCGTCTGTTCGTACTAGCACTAAATTTCACATTCATTTTTTACTAATGTGGATTTGTTGTTATAAAATTTGGTGTCATTTGACATGACTTGTATCCGAATATCCGATTATGGTTTTCAAGCTTAACCTTGCCCAGGCTCTGCAAAATTCCTGGCTCCGCCACTGGTGGTACATGCACTAAAAATCAACACGTAATAATGAAAAGGGAAGCACAGCTTGAAATTAGCGCAGTACGATAATTAGTGGACCACCCACCCCACTAGCACTCAAAGCCAGAGAAAGACCTGACTTCAATAATGCAGGGAATCTCTGGTATGTACAGTGAGATGGGATGGGGAGTGTCAAAGCCAGCTTGTGGACAAGATCCCCAACAAAGGATCATGGTAAAGGCAACAACCTAGAGTCTCCCTTCCTGCTGAGGACGCGGTGGGATGTTCCTTACATCAGATCGTGAATGGTGGAAAAGCGAACTTACATCTGGAAGGTGCTTGCAACGTGATACCGAGGCTGGCGTGAACAAGACAAGCTTTTGAGGAGCAAGAAAGATGGACTTCGCGGTTGATGGTGGCTGCAACTTTGGGTGTTGGATGAGGCAAAGGAGAAGATGCAATGGTGGAGGTGAAGTGGTTGCTAAAATGGAGGTGGAGAAGAAGGAATAAACACAGTGGTTGAATTTGGAAGGGTGTGCGTGGGAGAGAGTGGAGAAGATTGGGTTGTGTAATTAGTGATGAATGTTAAAGCTCTAGAAGGTGCTTTGCTTTTCTCATATAAAAAAACTAGTATATAGGCCCGTGCTATGCACGGTGTTTCATATCtggtaatttttattttgttttttgtctCCTGAATTAAATCTTTGATAACATCATGTTAACAAATGCACATGCCTAAGTCAATTATATGcaagcataagtcaattatatGCAGGCATACGTTGGTTACCAGGAAGtttgcaataaaaaaaaataatcctAATGGATTATACATCAGATGGAAGCTTGTTACCATACATATATATGGATACATCATACATAAGTGGCAACGAAATAAAGGCAAATGCTGTTACACTTGATATGGGTGGATAATAACATCCACCAGTTTGATATCTTCGGTTGAAAAAAGAAGAGATACCACTTGTCCAGTATGTATAGAATGCAGTTCACAGAAGAGTTTCCAACCTCTACCGATCTTAGCGTAGTTGAATCGTTCTGGTGCAAGTATGCTACATAACACTTGAATGCCAGATGGCCCTCTTAGAATCCAGTGGAAAACATCAGAGTTACGAAGGTAGTAAGCAATGTGCTTAGGAACATTCTGCATATGAAACCAAGGATAGATATTAGATATTCAAAATAATTATATGACTTTAAGAATGGAACCTACAATTTAAAACATTACCAACTGGCTTCCTTTTGACTGGCTTTCCGTAAGTTGCACTGTGAAATAACATGGATAAAATCTCCATTCTGGCACATTTGTTACAATGGGCTCTAACATAGGGGGATACTCTAAGTGTTTGGATCGAGGCCCTCTGTGGTAGTCTATCTCTTGTGAATTTCTACCGTAAACAAATAGATCGAACATAGACCCTCCTTTATATCTCAAAATACACCATCTCACCCCCTCCAATCCATAAAAATGACGGATTTCAAACCACCCAGTTGAAATTTGTGGCTTAACAGGACACTTAATAAATTGGACAGAATTCCTATTACCAACAGGGTCAAATAACAACCACCTGTTACTAAGTTCAACATCAAACCTTGTTGCGAAAAATTCTGCCACAGAAGCAGTCATCTGCaacttaaaatatttttgaatatttaaTAAGTTGGTGATATATATGATATGGATATGAACATTAGATGATCAAACAAACCTCGTAAGGACGACTGACAACAGCAAATGCAGACTCATACGCTTCAAAATTCGCCGACAGAATGTGGTCCATTGTTTAGGAAATGGGAGGGCAATCCAGCCAAAGTGTGGGATGTAGGGGGTATGGAGGGTATATATAGACTCACAACTGTGGACTTTTACAGCATAGTCCTATTATTGAGTTGATATTTAGTAAGAATGTAAGTAATGAATGTCTAACCAGTAGGTTGCATTTAAAGACCTTTTCTAAACTAATTCATATTACATGTCTAAACTGTCCTCTTTTAGCTTTATTTTCTCATTCTCCATTCTATCATTCTTATGATTCCCATTACACAATACTGTATCCATTAGATGGGCataaaaatatatcaattaaCCAAATTCCACTATTTCCCTATTTAGCCGTTCAAACcacaattaaattaaaaaaaaaatagctacTTGGATTTACGTGTTACATTAGATccgtccaaaaaaaaaaaattagactaATGGGATACGAAAATAAAATTAGTGTTTATATTGACTTAAAACTTAAACAACACCATATAGACAAAAAGGAGAACTTTTGCTCAAAAGACATGTACAATTATTTtgctagaaaaagaaaaaagggagCAAGAGTGTCAGATGCAGCATGCGTGATTCATGCATGCAGTGAAGAATTAATGGTATGAATAAAATCATAACTACTTTTGTAGGATATTAGTTCAAAACAAAGTCAACCATGTGGGAgatttcaaattaaataattgaAAGATACGTCCAATGGACTACAATACTATCCTGCTCATATATTATCAAAAACCTCAGTGCACACAACATTCTTAGTGAAGTTGGAAGTCGTTTGGTCTAACCTTAATGGAAATAATCCATATCAAAGGAATGGACGATATTACAATCTATCACATTGGGATAACGTGGACAACGTGGCGGTTGCAGACCTCACAGAAATACATCTTTTCATCTGGATAAACTTTTTTATTGCATTTACATGCAGTGTACCACCAGTCCATACCCTCTTCTACATAGCTGATAGTGGCATATACAATGCACACCGAATTCTGCAGGGTAAATGTAAAGATTCAACGATATGATTTTCGAACAATAATCCCTCACAAATTAAAGAATGATACCTCCTTCATGTCATGGACTTGCGCAATGGTCTTTCGAGGGGTTAAGATTAAGAAGTCCTCTTCATCTACAACCTTGCTTGAATCTTGAAGCTGACTTAGAGATTGCGATCCTGTATCATTACTTGCTGAAAACCTAATAacacaatgaaaaaaaattatgtcaCAATATTGTTACCCATAGTAAAAAAATCCGGATTTAATGAGTATACCTTTCCATGACAGCCACAGCTATGTCGACTGCGGGGTTAAACAACATTTTTGTAGCCCCATGCACATTTTGCAAAGACAAATTCCCTTGCCATGTCTTGACTTTGACAAATTGGAGAAGAATAACTACGTTCACCATTTCACCACCATTAAGGAACAGATTGAGATCTTCGACATAGGGTCCAAATAAGGCACACTCCATCTTGACCCTACATATATGGTAAGTGgttttactttttaaattataattagtGTGTTAAATAGATATTTAAAGTATGTGTGATTAAGCCAAAAATACCCATAAGAGTCAATTTCAATGACATTCATCTTTGTTTTCTTTCCATGACTTTCAATCACCCTCTCAGTTCCAACAACAGTGAGGATTCCAATGACGTCTAAGATAATGAAACAAAGCActtattaatataaattatttaaccCGATATGTCCTAAAATTTTTGGGAAATTAATTGTATTACTCTTACCAATTAAAAAATTTGTATCATAAGCGGTA
This is a stretch of genomic DNA from Lotus japonicus ecotype B-129 chromosome 1, LjGifu_v1.2. It encodes these proteins:
- the LOC130728861 gene encoding uncharacterized protein LOC130728861, encoding MASQFDDVINLRPGKETWRMLVKIIRIWYSQGYTNSKLPLSLEMVVMDAKGDKIHVIIRKTIMYKFETTLIDGNVYSMSYFEVADNTGLFKPTKHPYKVNFQFNTEVRPMNQNPISVDPYSFVPLADVMSTAYDTNFLIDVIGILTVVGTERVIESHGKKTKMNVIEIDSYGVKMECALFGPYVEDLNLFLNGGEMVNVVILLQFVKVKTWQGNLSLQNVHGATKMLFNPAVDIAVAVMERFSASNDTGSQSLSQLQDSSKVVDEEDFLILTPRKTIAQVHDMKENSVCIVYATISYVEEGMDWWYTACKCNKKVYPDEKMYFCEVCNRHVVHVIPM